One Maribacter dokdonensis DSW-8 genomic region harbors:
- a CDS encoding DeoR/GlpR family DNA-binding transcription regulator — protein MLKEERQQTILNEVDLHNRILITDIAEALDVSIDTIRRDVKELDAENKLRKVHGGAISMGYMTNSARNTNIYKLEDKVTIATKAVAMLRDGAVIFLDGGTTCMELARIIPENLNLTCFTISLPVAMELSHKANINVISIGGQISKEAQIAIGANAIHHISEIRFDYSFIGTGYVDATFGLTEFDWDIVQIKKAIIKASKKTVLLSISEKLNSQHRYKTCDISSINTMITELNPSDLLLKAFKNHDIKII, from the coding sequence ATGTTAAAAGAGGAACGCCAACAAACCATTTTAAATGAGGTGGATCTGCACAACAGAATTCTTATTACAGATATTGCCGAGGCGTTAGATGTATCTATTGATACCATTAGGCGAGATGTAAAAGAGCTTGATGCGGAAAATAAGCTCAGAAAAGTACATGGTGGCGCCATTTCTATGGGGTATATGACCAATAGTGCCAGAAATACTAATATTTATAAATTAGAGGATAAGGTTACTATTGCAACGAAGGCAGTTGCCATGTTGCGAGATGGTGCGGTTATTTTTTTGGACGGAGGAACCACGTGTATGGAATTGGCGCGAATAATACCTGAAAACTTAAATCTTACCTGTTTTACCATAAGTCTGCCCGTTGCCATGGAGCTTTCTCATAAAGCCAATATTAATGTGATTTCTATTGGTGGTCAAATTTCAAAAGAAGCACAGATCGCTATTGGTGCAAATGCCATTCACCATATTTCTGAAATTAGGTTCGATTATAGTTTTATAGGAACGGGATATGTAGATGCTACCTTTGGCTTAACAGAGTTTGATTGGGATATCGTTCAAATAAAAAAAGCGATTATAAAAGCCTCTAAAAAAACTGTATTATTGTCTATTTCAGAAAAATTAAATTCTCAACATCGATATAAAACATGTGATATTAGTTCTATTAATACTATGATTACTGAATTGAACCCCAGTGATCTGTTATTGAAAGCCTTTAAAAATCACGATATAAAAATTATATAA